A single genomic interval of Oncorhynchus mykiss isolate Arlee chromosome 13, USDA_OmykA_1.1, whole genome shotgun sequence harbors:
- the LOC110486624 gene encoding eukaryotic translation initiation factor 3 subunit D produces MAKFHAPEIQDNPSGWGPCAVPEKFKDMPYQPFSKGDRLGKVADWTGATYQDKRYTNKYSSQFGGGSQYAYFHEEDETSFQLVDTAKTQKTAYQRNRMRFAQRNLRRDKDRRNLTQFNMQTLPKSAKQKERDRMRLQKKFQKQFGVRQKWDQKSQLKPRDSSVEVRSDWEVKEEMDFPRLMKMRYMEVEDPTDIECCGALEYYDKAFDRVTTRNEKPLKSIKRIFHTVTTTDDPVIRKLAKTQGNVFATDAILATLMCCTRSVNSWDIIVQRVGNKLFFDKRDNSDFDLLTVSETANEPPQDEGNSFNSPRNLAMEATYINHNFSQQCLRMGGERHKFPNPNPFVEEDIDKSEVASVAYRYRRWKLGEDIDLIVRCEHDGVMTGANGEVSFINVKTLNEWDSRHCNGVDWRQKLDSQRGAVLATELKNNSYKLARWTCCAMLAGSEYLKLGYVSRYHAKDSARHVVLGTQQFQPTEFASQINLSMENAWGILRCVIDICRKLEEGKYLILKDPNKQVIRVYSLPDGTFSSDEDEEEDDDDDEEDEEEEDEQEP; encoded by the exons ATGGCGAAGTTCCATGCCCCTGAGATCCAGGACAATCCCTCTGGATGGGGTCCCTGTGCTGTCCCTGAGAAGTTTAAGGACATGCCCTACCAGCCCTTTAGCAAAGGAGACCGTCTGGGAAAG GTGGCTGATTGGACAGGAGCAACCTACCAGGACAAGAGATACACAA ACAAGTATTCATCTCAGTTTGGGGGTGGTAGTCAGTATGCCTACTTCCATGAGGAGGACGAGACGAGCTTCCAGCTGGTGGACACTGCCAAGACGCAGAAGACTGCCTACCAGAGGAACCGCATGAGGTTTGCACAG AGGAATCTGCGCAGGGACAAGGACCGCAGGAACCTGACCCAGTTCAATATGCAGACCCTCCCGAAGAGTGCCAAGCAGAAGGAGAG GGATCGCATGCGCCTACAGAAAAagttccagaagcagtttggcgTCCGTCAGAAGTGGGACCAGAAATCCCAG TTGAAACCCAGAGACTCGTCGGTGGAGGTCCGGAGTGACTGGGAGGTGAAGGAGGAGATGGACTTCCCCAGGCTGATGAAGATGAGATACATGGAGGTGGAGGACCCCACTGACAT TGAGTGCTGTGGTGCGTTGGAGTACTACGACAAGGCCTTCGACCGTGTCACCACTCGCAACGAGAAGCCTCTCAAGAGCATCAAGAGGATCTttcacacagtcaccaccaccgACGACCCTGTCATCCGCAAG TTGGCTAAGACCCAGGGCAATGTGTTTGCCACCGATGCCATCCTGGCCACCCTGATGTGCTGCACGCGCTCAGTCAACTCCTGGGACATTATCGTGCAGAGAGTGGGCAACAAGCTCTTCTTTGACAAGAGAGACAACTCTGATTTTG ATCTGTTGACGGTGAGTGAGACTGCCAACGAGCCACCACAGGATGAGGGCAACTCCTTCAACTCGCCCCGTAACCTGGCCATGGAGGCTACCTACATCAACCATAACTTCAGCCAGCAGTGTCTGCGCATG GGCGGGGAGAGGCACAAGttccctaaccccaacccatTTGTAGAGGAGGACATAGACAAGAGTGAGGTGGCCTCTGTTGCCTACAG GTACCGCCGCTGGAAGCTGGGGGAGGACATTGACCTGATTGTACGCTGTGAGCACGATGGAGTGATGACCGGGGCCAACGGAGAGGTGTCCTTCATCAACGTCAAGACCCTCAACGAGTGGGACTCCCGG CACTGTAATGGAGTGGACTGGCGTCAGAAGCTGGACTCtcagaggggagctgttctggCCACCGAGCTGAAGAACAACAGCTACAAACTGGCCCGCTGGACCTGCTGTGCCATGCTGGCTGGCTCAGAGTACCTCAAGCTAGG GTACGTGTCTCGTTATCACGCGAAGGACTCTGCGCGCCACGTGGTCCTGGGCACCCAGCAGTTCCAGCCCACTGAGTTTGCCAGCCAGATCAACTTGAGCATGGAGAACGCCTGGGGCATCCTACGCTGCGTCATCGACATCTGCCGCAAGCTGGAGGAGGGCAAGTACCTCATCCTCAAGGACCCCAACAAG CAAGTGATTCGCGTGTATAGCTTGCCTGACGGAACCTTCAGCTCAGATGAAGATGAggaagaagatgatgatgatgatgaagaggatgaggaggaggaag ATGAACAAGAACCCTAA
- the LOC110486627 gene encoding uncharacterized protein LOC110486627 isoform X3, producing the protein MSKHRESVMSRSELTRELLGQYISDTLSNVHTVREFCDRHSKWALQRKTELEMMRDIKQRADRIDLKFDHVRNSATKAKAFGEFVWSGLTQGTADSRREELEKELGAVLKDTLGGLEKLDYFLDAVECLAVTCLLVFEENRFFCLPQGTSPASVQAVITAARISCPLLIYFKRDAKAFFMPSLLNVEVLALQLDRYIEISQQLCKRMDIVSSISQMLFWKKKNDIPVVNLDDVSEKSIEKMMDQLNQLNDIRMDQHLRLTFLFQEAAQRFIGRFSQRRPRMEQFLTDLEENAVQLDRMKLGAKISSVAGSSVGVAGGILSIVGLALTPVTAGVSLALTITGVSLGVTSGVNSLATGITEMKVNSIHEKKASKVFQSFMEDVESLQESLENVATTMEPILGQSRVDGVLGVGKVIATAGAIGKGIDSIVDCASALSVKALAKEDLIASTGKLALQEGKAARNLPKLAGDIPDIGQVAKGTPLALSSSARAGFITLNALFIGLDVFFICKDSVCLAKGSKSEFSQLIRARAALWRTELDSWQRIYDSLCRGIWKFRKCQRILAQPFYPPGGESEREKIYVGQHQ; encoded by the exons ATGTCCAAACACAGGGAGAGCGTCATGTCACG ATCAGAGTTAACAAGGGAGCTCTTGGGCCAGTACATCTCTGACACCCTCAGCAACGTTCACACAGTGAGGGAGTTCTGTGACAGGCATTCCAAATGGGCCCTTCAGAGGAAGACAGAACTGGAAATGATGAGGGACATCAAGCAGAGGGCAGACAGAATTGACCTTAAGTTCGACCATGTCCGTAACTCAGCGACCAAGGCCAAGGCGTTTGGGGAGTTCGTATGGAGCGGTCTGACCCAGGGGACTGCAGACAGTAGGCGTGAGGAGCTGGAGAAGGAGCTGGGGGCTGTACTAAAGGACACTCTGGGAGGCCTGGAGAAGCTGGATTACTTCCTGGATGCTGTGGAGTGTCTGGCGGTCacctgtctgttggtgtttgaGGAGAACAGGTTCTTCTGTCTGCCTCAGGGGACGAGCCCTGCCAGTGTTCAGGCTGTCATCACTGCTGCCAGAATATCCTGCCCTCTCCTCATCTACTTTAAGAGGGATGCTAAGGCCTTCTTTATGCCCAGCCTCCTCAATGTAGAGGTGCTGGCCCTCCAACTGGACAGATACATAGAAATCAGCCAGCAGCTCTGTAAGAGGATGGACATAGT TAGCTCCATCAGTCAAATGCTGTTTTGGAAAAAGAAGAATGACATCCCTGTGGTCAACCTTGATGATGTGAGTGAAAAGTCCATAGAAAAGATGATGGACCAGTTGAATCAGTTGAATGATATCAG gatggacCAGCACCTCAGACTAACATTCCTGTTCCAAGAGGCTGCTCAGCGCTTCATTGGCCGGTTCAGCCAGCGCCGACCCAGGATGGAGCAGTTTCTGACCGATCTGGAGGAGAATGCTGTGCAGCTGGACAGGATGAAGCTGGGGGCTAAGATCTCCAGTGTGGCAGGCAGCTCAGTGGGGGTGGCTGGAGGAATCCTATCCATCGTGGGCTTAGCTCTGACCCCTGTCACTGCTGGGGTGTCACTGGCTCTCACCATTACAGGGGTCAGCCTGGGGGTCACCAGTGGGGTCAACAGTTTAGCCACTGGTATCACAGAGATGAAGGTCAATAGCATCCATGAGAAGAAAGCCAGTAAAGTCTTCCAGAGTTTCATGGAGGATGTGGAGAGTCTCCAGGAGTCTCTGGAGAATGTGGCCACTACTATGGAGCCCATCCTGGGGCAGAGCAGGGTGGACGGCGTGCTGGGGGTAGGGAAGGTGATTGCCACAGCCGGGGCCATTGGAAAAGGCATCGACTCCATAGTGGACTGTGCCTCGGCTCTGAGTGTTAAGGCCCTTGCAAAGGAAGATCTGATTGCAAGCACTGGTAAGTTGGCGCTCCAGGAAGGCAAAGCAGCACGAAACCTACCCAAGCTAGCAGGGGACATCCCAGACATTGGACAGGTGGCCAAAGGCACCCCACTAGCCCTCTCCAGCTCGGCGCGGGCTGGTTTTATCACTCTCAACGCCCTCTTCATTGGCCTGGATGTTTTCTTCATCTGTAAAGACAGTGTGTGCCTGGCCAAAGGCAGCAAGAGTGAGTTCTCCCAGCTCATCCGTGCCAGAGCGGCATTGTGGCGCACAGAGCTAGACTCCTGGCAGAGGATCTACGACTCGCTGTGTAGAGGAATTTGGAAGTTCAGGAAGTGCCAGAGAATCCTGGCACAGCCTTTTTACCCTCCTGGAGGGGAATCTGAAAGAGAAAAAATCTATGTAGGACAACATCAATGA
- the LOC110486627 gene encoding apolipoprotein L5-like isoform X4, producing the protein MMRDIKQRADRIDLKFDHVRNSATKAKAFGEFVWSGLTQGTADSRREELEKELGAVLKDTLGGLEKLDYFLDAVECLAVTCLLVFEENRFFCLPQGTSPASVQAVITAARISCPLLIYFKRDAKAFFMPSLLNVEVLALQLDRYIEISQQLCKRMDIVSSISQMLFWKKKNDIPVVNLDDVSEKSIEKMMDQLNQLNDIRMDQHLRLTFLFQEAAQRFIGRFSQRRPRMEQFLTDLEENAVQLDRMKLGAKISSVAGSSVGVAGGILSIVGLALTPVTAGVSLALTITGVSLGVTSGVNSLATGITEMKVNSIHEKKASKVFQSFMEDVESLQESLENVATTMEPILGQSRVDGVLGVGKVIATAGAIGKGIDSIVDCASALSVKALAKEDLIASTGKLALQEGKAARNLPKLAGDIPDIGQVAKGTPLALSSSARAGFITLNALFIGLDVFFICKDSVCLAKGSKSEFSQLIRARAALWRTELDSWQRIYDSLCRGIWKFRKCQRILAQPFYPPGGESEREKIYVGQHQ; encoded by the exons ATGATGAGGGACATCAAGCAGAGGGCAGACAGAATTGACCTTAAGTTCGACCATGTCCGTAACTCAGCGACCAAGGCCAAGGCGTTTGGGGAGTTCGTATGGAGCGGTCTGACCCAGGGGACTGCAGACAGTAGGCGTGAGGAGCTGGAGAAGGAGCTGGGGGCTGTACTAAAGGACACTCTGGGAGGCCTGGAGAAGCTGGATTACTTCCTGGATGCTGTGGAGTGTCTGGCGGTCacctgtctgttggtgtttgaGGAGAACAGGTTCTTCTGTCTGCCTCAGGGGACGAGCCCTGCCAGTGTTCAGGCTGTCATCACTGCTGCCAGAATATCCTGCCCTCTCCTCATCTACTTTAAGAGGGATGCTAAGGCCTTCTTTATGCCCAGCCTCCTCAATGTAGAGGTGCTGGCCCTCCAACTGGACAGATACATAGAAATCAGCCAGCAGCTCTGTAAGAGGATGGACATAGT TAGCTCCATCAGTCAAATGCTGTTTTGGAAAAAGAAGAATGACATCCCTGTGGTCAACCTTGATGATGTGAGTGAAAAGTCCATAGAAAAGATGATGGACCAGTTGAATCAGTTGAATGATATCAG gatggacCAGCACCTCAGACTAACATTCCTGTTCCAAGAGGCTGCTCAGCGCTTCATTGGCCGGTTCAGCCAGCGCCGACCCAGGATGGAGCAGTTTCTGACCGATCTGGAGGAGAATGCTGTGCAGCTGGACAGGATGAAGCTGGGGGCTAAGATCTCCAGTGTGGCAGGCAGCTCAGTGGGGGTGGCTGGAGGAATCCTATCCATCGTGGGCTTAGCTCTGACCCCTGTCACTGCTGGGGTGTCACTGGCTCTCACCATTACAGGGGTCAGCCTGGGGGTCACCAGTGGGGTCAACAGTTTAGCCACTGGTATCACAGAGATGAAGGTCAATAGCATCCATGAGAAGAAAGCCAGTAAAGTCTTCCAGAGTTTCATGGAGGATGTGGAGAGTCTCCAGGAGTCTCTGGAGAATGTGGCCACTACTATGGAGCCCATCCTGGGGCAGAGCAGGGTGGACGGCGTGCTGGGGGTAGGGAAGGTGATTGCCACAGCCGGGGCCATTGGAAAAGGCATCGACTCCATAGTGGACTGTGCCTCGGCTCTGAGTGTTAAGGCCCTTGCAAAGGAAGATCTGATTGCAAGCACTGGTAAGTTGGCGCTCCAGGAAGGCAAAGCAGCACGAAACCTACCCAAGCTAGCAGGGGACATCCCAGACATTGGACAGGTGGCCAAAGGCACCCCACTAGCCCTCTCCAGCTCGGCGCGGGCTGGTTTTATCACTCTCAACGCCCTCTTCATTGGCCTGGATGTTTTCTTCATCTGTAAAGACAGTGTGTGCCTGGCCAAAGGCAGCAAGAGTGAGTTCTCCCAGCTCATCCGTGCCAGAGCGGCATTGTGGCGCACAGAGCTAGACTCCTGGCAGAGGATCTACGACTCGCTGTGTAGAGGAATTTGGAAGTTCAGGAAGTGCCAGAGAATCCTGGCACAGCCTTTTTACCCTCCTGGAGGGGAATCTGAAAGAGAAAAAATCTATGTAGGACAACATCAATGA
- the LOC110486627 gene encoding uncharacterized protein LOC110486627 isoform X1: MDLTWGESLWEVLKTTFYWTCLGDKATLFSNDINQTRKCPNTGRASCHELTRELLGQYISDTLSNVHTVREFCDRHSKWALQRKTELEMMRDIKQRADRIDLKFDHVRNSATKAKAFGEFVWSGLTQGTADSRREELEKELGAVLKDTLGGLEKLDYFLDAVECLAVTCLLVFEENRFFCLPQGTSPASVQAVITAARISCPLLIYFKRDAKAFFMPSLLNVEVLALQLDRYIEISQQLCKRMDIVSSISQMLFWKKKNDIPVVNLDDVSEKSIEKMMDQLNQLNDIRMDQHLRLTFLFQEAAQRFIGRFSQRRPRMEQFLTDLEENAVQLDRMKLGAKISSVAGSSVGVAGGILSIVGLALTPVTAGVSLALTITGVSLGVTSGVNSLATGITEMKVNSIHEKKASKVFQSFMEDVESLQESLENVATTMEPILGQSRVDGVLGVGKVIATAGAIGKGIDSIVDCASALSVKALAKEDLIASTGKLALQEGKAARNLPKLAGDIPDIGQVAKGTPLALSSSARAGFITLNALFIGLDVFFICKDSVCLAKGSKSEFSQLIRARAALWRTELDSWQRIYDSLCRGIWKFRKCQRILAQPFYPPGGESEREKIYVGQHQ, translated from the exons ATGGACTTGACATGGGGAGAGTCATTGTGGGAGGTTTTGAAAACTACG TTCTATTGGACATGCCTTGGGGACAAGGCAACACTGTTCAGTAACGATATCAACCAAACCAGGAAATGTCCAAACACAGGGAGAGCGTCATGTCACG AGTTAACAAGGGAGCTCTTGGGCCAGTACATCTCTGACACCCTCAGCAACGTTCACACAGTGAGGGAGTTCTGTGACAGGCATTCCAAATGGGCCCTTCAGAGGAAGACAGAACTGGAAATGATGAGGGACATCAAGCAGAGGGCAGACAGAATTGACCTTAAGTTCGACCATGTCCGTAACTCAGCGACCAAGGCCAAGGCGTTTGGGGAGTTCGTATGGAGCGGTCTGACCCAGGGGACTGCAGACAGTAGGCGTGAGGAGCTGGAGAAGGAGCTGGGGGCTGTACTAAAGGACACTCTGGGAGGCCTGGAGAAGCTGGATTACTTCCTGGATGCTGTGGAGTGTCTGGCGGTCacctgtctgttggtgtttgaGGAGAACAGGTTCTTCTGTCTGCCTCAGGGGACGAGCCCTGCCAGTGTTCAGGCTGTCATCACTGCTGCCAGAATATCCTGCCCTCTCCTCATCTACTTTAAGAGGGATGCTAAGGCCTTCTTTATGCCCAGCCTCCTCAATGTAGAGGTGCTGGCCCTCCAACTGGACAGATACATAGAAATCAGCCAGCAGCTCTGTAAGAGGATGGACATAGT TAGCTCCATCAGTCAAATGCTGTTTTGGAAAAAGAAGAATGACATCCCTGTGGTCAACCTTGATGATGTGAGTGAAAAGTCCATAGAAAAGATGATGGACCAGTTGAATCAGTTGAATGATATCAG gatggacCAGCACCTCAGACTAACATTCCTGTTCCAAGAGGCTGCTCAGCGCTTCATTGGCCGGTTCAGCCAGCGCCGACCCAGGATGGAGCAGTTTCTGACCGATCTGGAGGAGAATGCTGTGCAGCTGGACAGGATGAAGCTGGGGGCTAAGATCTCCAGTGTGGCAGGCAGCTCAGTGGGGGTGGCTGGAGGAATCCTATCCATCGTGGGCTTAGCTCTGACCCCTGTCACTGCTGGGGTGTCACTGGCTCTCACCATTACAGGGGTCAGCCTGGGGGTCACCAGTGGGGTCAACAGTTTAGCCACTGGTATCACAGAGATGAAGGTCAATAGCATCCATGAGAAGAAAGCCAGTAAAGTCTTCCAGAGTTTCATGGAGGATGTGGAGAGTCTCCAGGAGTCTCTGGAGAATGTGGCCACTACTATGGAGCCCATCCTGGGGCAGAGCAGGGTGGACGGCGTGCTGGGGGTAGGGAAGGTGATTGCCACAGCCGGGGCCATTGGAAAAGGCATCGACTCCATAGTGGACTGTGCCTCGGCTCTGAGTGTTAAGGCCCTTGCAAAGGAAGATCTGATTGCAAGCACTGGTAAGTTGGCGCTCCAGGAAGGCAAAGCAGCACGAAACCTACCCAAGCTAGCAGGGGACATCCCAGACATTGGACAGGTGGCCAAAGGCACCCCACTAGCCCTCTCCAGCTCGGCGCGGGCTGGTTTTATCACTCTCAACGCCCTCTTCATTGGCCTGGATGTTTTCTTCATCTGTAAAGACAGTGTGTGCCTGGCCAAAGGCAGCAAGAGTGAGTTCTCCCAGCTCATCCGTGCCAGAGCGGCATTGTGGCGCACAGAGCTAGACTCCTGGCAGAGGATCTACGACTCGCTGTGTAGAGGAATTTGGAAGTTCAGGAAGTGCCAGAGAATCCTGGCACAGCCTTTTTACCCTCCTGGAGGGGAATCTGAAAGAGAAAAAATCTATGTAGGACAACATCAATGA
- the LOC110486627 gene encoding uncharacterized protein LOC110486627 isoform X2: protein MDLTWGESLWEVLKTTFYWTCLGDKATLFSNDINQTRKCPNTGRASCHELTRELLGQYISDTLSNVHTVREFCDRHSKWALQRKTELEMMRDIKQRADRIDLKFDHVRNSATKAKAFGEFVWSGLTQGTADSRREELEKELGAVLKDTLGGLEKLDYFLDAVECLAVTCLLVFEENRFFCLPQGTSPASVQAVITAARISCPLLIYFKRDAKAFFMPSLLNVEVLALQLDRYIEISQQLCKRMDIVSISQMLFWKKKNDIPVVNLDDVSEKSIEKMMDQLNQLNDIRMDQHLRLTFLFQEAAQRFIGRFSQRRPRMEQFLTDLEENAVQLDRMKLGAKISSVAGSSVGVAGGILSIVGLALTPVTAGVSLALTITGVSLGVTSGVNSLATGITEMKVNSIHEKKASKVFQSFMEDVESLQESLENVATTMEPILGQSRVDGVLGVGKVIATAGAIGKGIDSIVDCASALSVKALAKEDLIASTGKLALQEGKAARNLPKLAGDIPDIGQVAKGTPLALSSSARAGFITLNALFIGLDVFFICKDSVCLAKGSKSEFSQLIRARAALWRTELDSWQRIYDSLCRGIWKFRKCQRILAQPFYPPGGESEREKIYVGQHQ, encoded by the exons ATGGACTTGACATGGGGAGAGTCATTGTGGGAGGTTTTGAAAACTACG TTCTATTGGACATGCCTTGGGGACAAGGCAACACTGTTCAGTAACGATATCAACCAAACCAGGAAATGTCCAAACACAGGGAGAGCGTCATGTCACG AGTTAACAAGGGAGCTCTTGGGCCAGTACATCTCTGACACCCTCAGCAACGTTCACACAGTGAGGGAGTTCTGTGACAGGCATTCCAAATGGGCCCTTCAGAGGAAGACAGAACTGGAAATGATGAGGGACATCAAGCAGAGGGCAGACAGAATTGACCTTAAGTTCGACCATGTCCGTAACTCAGCGACCAAGGCCAAGGCGTTTGGGGAGTTCGTATGGAGCGGTCTGACCCAGGGGACTGCAGACAGTAGGCGTGAGGAGCTGGAGAAGGAGCTGGGGGCTGTACTAAAGGACACTCTGGGAGGCCTGGAGAAGCTGGATTACTTCCTGGATGCTGTGGAGTGTCTGGCGGTCacctgtctgttggtgtttgaGGAGAACAGGTTCTTCTGTCTGCCTCAGGGGACGAGCCCTGCCAGTGTTCAGGCTGTCATCACTGCTGCCAGAATATCCTGCCCTCTCCTCATCTACTTTAAGAGGGATGCTAAGGCCTTCTTTATGCCCAGCCTCCTCAATGTAGAGGTGCTGGCCCTCCAACTGGACAGATACATAGAAATCAGCCAGCAGCTCTGTAAGAGGATGGACATAGT CTCCATCAGTCAAATGCTGTTTTGGAAAAAGAAGAATGACATCCCTGTGGTCAACCTTGATGATGTGAGTGAAAAGTCCATAGAAAAGATGATGGACCAGTTGAATCAGTTGAATGATATCAG gatggacCAGCACCTCAGACTAACATTCCTGTTCCAAGAGGCTGCTCAGCGCTTCATTGGCCGGTTCAGCCAGCGCCGACCCAGGATGGAGCAGTTTCTGACCGATCTGGAGGAGAATGCTGTGCAGCTGGACAGGATGAAGCTGGGGGCTAAGATCTCCAGTGTGGCAGGCAGCTCAGTGGGGGTGGCTGGAGGAATCCTATCCATCGTGGGCTTAGCTCTGACCCCTGTCACTGCTGGGGTGTCACTGGCTCTCACCATTACAGGGGTCAGCCTGGGGGTCACCAGTGGGGTCAACAGTTTAGCCACTGGTATCACAGAGATGAAGGTCAATAGCATCCATGAGAAGAAAGCCAGTAAAGTCTTCCAGAGTTTCATGGAGGATGTGGAGAGTCTCCAGGAGTCTCTGGAGAATGTGGCCACTACTATGGAGCCCATCCTGGGGCAGAGCAGGGTGGACGGCGTGCTGGGGGTAGGGAAGGTGATTGCCACAGCCGGGGCCATTGGAAAAGGCATCGACTCCATAGTGGACTGTGCCTCGGCTCTGAGTGTTAAGGCCCTTGCAAAGGAAGATCTGATTGCAAGCACTGGTAAGTTGGCGCTCCAGGAAGGCAAAGCAGCACGAAACCTACCCAAGCTAGCAGGGGACATCCCAGACATTGGACAGGTGGCCAAAGGCACCCCACTAGCCCTCTCCAGCTCGGCGCGGGCTGGTTTTATCACTCTCAACGCCCTCTTCATTGGCCTGGATGTTTTCTTCATCTGTAAAGACAGTGTGTGCCTGGCCAAAGGCAGCAAGAGTGAGTTCTCCCAGCTCATCCGTGCCAGAGCGGCATTGTGGCGCACAGAGCTAGACTCCTGGCAGAGGATCTACGACTCGCTGTGTAGAGGAATTTGGAAGTTCAGGAAGTGCCAGAGAATCCTGGCACAGCCTTTTTACCCTCCTGGAGGGGAATCTGAAAGAGAAAAAATCTATGTAGGACAACATCAATGA